The Limnochordia bacterium region CTTTTGGCGTATTCTAGGTTAGTAGCCATGTTGGGATTCTGCCTTCCCACAACGATCCTGACCTTACTGGCCGGCATACCTTCAACTTCCGTGGCGTAAAATTCAGGGGGAAGAGCATCCCGGTGCACATCAATCAGGGTTGAAGGAGCGGATTTCATCAACTGCATCGCGGTCCGCCGGGAACGCATATAGGCTCCGCCGTCATGGGGATTGTGATTATTCTGGGACCAAAGTGCTTTATAGCCCATGCTTTGAAACTCATCACGAAAGGTCCTACCCACTTCGTAGATATCCCCCACGTCCTTTGACTCAATTCCGCTAGTGGGCACAAAGGATTCATCACTATGGGTATGGTAGAGGGCGATGGGACCACTAGTTCCCATATTGACCGCCCAACGTCCTGAAAGTGCGGCAAAGACATCCTGAAAAAAAGTGGTTCCACCAATACTGGTCAGGGAGCCAACATCGGGTAACTCCACTGTCTCAATATATTTACAGTGAACTACATCCTCACCTACATCAATGACCTCATACATGCGGTTGTCTGCGGCAATATACTGGTCGCCTTTGCCCAAAAGGCGCGCTGTCAAGGTGAGGGCGTCGCCTGCTTGGTCAACCATCTGCCAATAGTGATCCGTAAGCTCAAAGCATTCGTCCTTCGGGGGCGAAAAGGCCACCGCCCAGTTCACGCAAAACAGCAAAGGAAATGAGACGATTACTGCAATAAGCCTACTCATCAGCTTCATCCTCCTTGGAAACTTCCCGTTCAAACTCCTCATTCCGCAACTGCAGTGGAGTATCCGGTCGTTGTTTTGGGCCACCCTGGAGGCGCTCTCTGACCTCACCCACAACCTCGGCCAATCCCACCGCGATTAACCCGGCAAGAACAGTGGCATCGAATACTCCGGCACCACCAATGGCTACCGTCGCCGGAATGCCCTCGACCACCGCCCGGATCAGGTGGATCACATCAAGGGTCACAATCCCCAGGGTGCCCGCAATGAAAGCAGAACGTCTTGAACGGCCAGCAAGATATCCCGAAACACCGGCCACGATACCAAAAAGCCAGATGGGATCAATGAATACTTCCTGGGGCGGATTAAAATCCGTGATGTTGTTGACAACCACCAGCACAATTGCTGTGACCGCCGTGGCAATGAGTGCCCGCACCCACTCAACCCGTTCATCGGCTGTGACGAGTAAGTACACAGCCACAATCAGGGGAATTAGGGCACCACCCACGTTAAGGCTCACCTGTAACCGGTCTTTGAAAAGCGGGAGATCGATGAAGCTAGCAACCACCATTAAACCGATGATAATCAAGGCTTGTCGGTCATCTAGACGCATGCGATCAAGTACCCTATGCAACAATCCAAAGTATATCAGGACTGCCACAATAAACAGAAGTATTAGCCCAATGGCCAAGGCCATCACATCCCTCGCGTTGCTTTTCTACCCCTTAGAATATCCTTGGTATTTCGGGATTATACAGCCAGGACTTGGTCAATGTCATAAATGCCTATTCCGAGCCTAGTAGTGGAGAAACTCCACACATTCACGGGAACCCAACTTTACTACCTGCATGCACCCCAACCGTCCGATGCTGCTGCCTAATCAACACCATGGGGCAGATCCAATCTCGCATACAAGAGGCCACGGACCATAAGGACTAGGCCGGCATTCATTTCCCTTGATACTTGCACTCCTTCCTAGCTTTAGGTATAATTTTCATACTCACACATTGAAAGGGATGTGGTAACATGAGTTTCCCTTCGTTAGGCTGCAGGCACCGGCTTGCTTGGGAGGGGGACACCTTAAGCACCAGTAACTCCGCGGTTTAGGTCCTGGCATCCCCACGTAAGCCTGCAGTTACCTTTCCCACCGCATTATAGTATAGTTTGGTAACAGCACACTAACACTAATCTCTGGATTCATGTTAAGGAGAGTGACAAAACTGAAACTAAAGTTTAGCGTCAAAGCGAGCAGTGCCAATCCCACCAAGACCATCGTTAGCGCACGAAACTTCCAGATCATTGTTGATGAGCCCAAAAATCAAGGCGGCACAGACGATGGGGCCACCCCCGTTGAATATGTCCTAGCTGCTTTGGCTGGATGCCTAAATGTCGTCGGTCATGTCGTTGCCAAGGAAATGGACATGCCCCTTACTGGGATAGACTTCGAGTTGGAAGGGGATCTAAACCCAGCAAAATTCATGGGCAAGTCCGCTAAGGAACGAGCTGGTTACCAAGAGATTAGGGTTAAGATGACTCCCCAAACAACCGCCGATACCAAGACCATAGAAGAATGGCTGAAAACTGTGGAGGCAAGATGTCCAGTTAGCGACAATCTCGTGAACCCAACGCCGGTAAAGATCACCATCGGTTAAGGGACCACTTTGATCAAGCGTTCCTCCCGCCAAGCGTGGGTGCATAGCCAAACCTTACTTACGCCTCCGATAGACCGCGTTTTGTAGGTACATGATCAACCCAGACAGTTCATCCAAAACCGATGGACTGTCTGGAACCTCATGAATAGCCTACCGACCAGCAAAATACCGAAGGTAGGTACCTGTCCGCAGATATAGATTACCTCATCTGCTTTCCCGGTAGTCTGTGAGACAAGCCTGAGAACAAGACATGACGGTTATCAGGCAGACTATGAATCGTAGCTCCATTAGGAAGGGCATATTCGGCAGGGAACTCCCTCCACCGATTGCAGATTGCCGAAGCCTTAGATGTTTGGTTAAAACACATAAGAGTTGCATGACCACTAACAATTATGCTGCAGTTGCAGATTACCTTCAGGTCGGTGCTCTGTTTTGTAAAGACCAACCAAAGGACAACCTGTTAGTAACAAGTTTAAAAAGGGGCAATGTGCTTCGCGCACATAGCCCCTCACCCTTACAGACCTAGCTTTATTCCTCAGACTGGTTAAACAGACTACTCAGATCGCCAACCACATCGCCAATCTTCACATTACCGTTATCGGTCTGCTCTTGATAGATCTCTTCCTGTTGTTTCTTGGTGTTTTCCTGGGCATCCCGCAAGCTTAGCCCAATCCGGTGAGCACCTTCATCGATATTCAGGATTTTTACCTTCACCTTTTCACCGGTGGTGACTACATCTTCTGGCCTAGTCACATGATAGTCTGCAAGCTGGGAAATATGCACCAAGCCTTCAACTCCATCCTCAAGCTGGACAAAAGCACCAAAATCCACGATCCGAGTGATCTCACCTTGCACAATCTGATCAACACTGTAGCGACCACCAATGTTCGTCCAAGGATCGGGCTTGGTCTGCTTCAGTCCCAAAGAGATCCGCTCCCTCTCCGGTTCTAGCTTCAAGATCATCACGTCAATGGTGTCGTCTACGGCAACAACATCCTTTGGATGTCGGACTCGACCCCAGGACATTTCCGATACATGAAGGAGACCTTCCACACCGTTGCCAATATCCACAAAGGCACCGAAATCAGTGAGTCGTCGTACCACGCCCTGTACGATATCACCCTCATTAAGTTCTTCGTAGATCGTTTCCTTCGCCTTCTCATACTCCTCTTCCAGTACTTGTTTGCGAGAAAGTACAACGTTATTCTTGGCCCGGTCCAGTTCGATGACCTTCAACGTGAATTTCGCGTTCTCTTTCACGTACTTATCGAGATCATCCACATAGCCCATATCTACATGGGAAGCCGGGATAAAACCACGTACACCAACATCCACCAGCAGACCGCCTTTTACCCGCTCCTTTACCACGGCCTCAATGGTTTGCCCCGTTTCATAGGCATCTTGGAGTTTAGACCAGGCCAATTCCCGATCAGCCCGGCGCTTGGATAGGATTACTGTATCATCCTCGACCTTCGCCACATAAACGTGGATTTGATCCCCTTTCTCCAGTTTGCCAGGTCCCACTTCCTTGGTTGGAATCGTCCCCTCGAATTTGTAACTGATGTCCACCATAACCTCATCGGGGCCGACCTCTTCAACCCG contains the following coding sequences:
- a CDS encoding OsmC family protein, which gives rise to MKLKFSVKASSANPTKTIVSARNFQIIVDEPKNQGGTDDGATPVEYVLAALAGCLNVVGHVVAKEMDMPLTGIDFELEGDLNPAKFMGKSAKERAGYQEIRVKMTPQTTADTKTIEEWLKTVEARCPVSDNLVNPTPVKITIG
- a CDS encoding DUF1614 domain-containing protein; its protein translation is MALAIGLILLFIVAVLIYFGLLHRVLDRMRLDDRQALIIIGLMVVASFIDLPLFKDRLQVSLNVGGALIPLIVAVYLLVTADERVEWVRALIATAVTAIVLVVVNNITDFNPPQEVFIDPIWLFGIVAGVSGYLAGRSRRSAFIAGTLGIVTLDVIHLIRAVVEGIPATVAIGGAGVFDATVLAGLIAVGLAEVVGEVRERLQGGPKQRPDTPLQLRNEEFEREVSKEDEADE
- a CDS encoding bifunctional 4-hydroxy-3-methylbut-2-enyl diphosphate reductase/30S ribosomal protein S1; the protein is MEILLAEKAGFCFGVKRAFELTQEAASTNHAGPISVLGPLIHNPQAIEMLEKLGVTTVMDLDHVSEGTLIIRCHGVAPNLIEQAKDKGLAVIDATCPFVRRAIRLADTLSTERYQVVIVGDPDHPEVIAINGATKNQATIVKEPGDVGKMEVHRHVGILAQTTQTLQNLQACVAELLKRSQEVRVYNTICTATSERQAAALSLAQQVDVMLVVGGRNSANTRRLVEICKDVNTVVYHIEIAEEIESGWFENVDKVGITAGASTPSWIIEGVLDRMSELNKELDTLQEENAQVEETEKQEETTEAPQEEKQEAPVEQQLADYESSFVDLQAGEIIEGRVEEVGPDEVMVDISYKFEGTIPTKEVGPGKLEKGDQIHVYVAKVEDDTVILSKRRADRELAWSKLQDAYETGQTIEAVVKERVKGGLLVDVGVRGFIPASHVDMGYVDDLDKYVKENAKFTLKVIELDRAKNNVVLSRKQVLEEEYEKAKETIYEELNEGDIVQGVVRRLTDFGAFVDIGNGVEGLLHVSEMSWGRVRHPKDVVAVDDTIDVMILKLEPERERISLGLKQTKPDPWTNIGGRYSVDQIVQGEITRIVDFGAFVQLEDGVEGLVHISQLADYHVTRPEDVVTTGEKVKVKILNIDEGAHRIGLSLRDAQENTKKQQEEIYQEQTDNGNVKIGDVVGDLSSLFNQSEE
- a CDS encoding stage II sporulation protein P — its product is MSRLIAVIVSFPLLFCVNWAVAFSPPKDECFELTDHYWQMVDQAGDALTLTARLLGKGDQYIAADNRMYEVIDVGEDVVHCKYIETVELPDVGSLTSIGGTTFFQDVFAALSGRWAVNMGTSGPIALYHTHSDESFVPTSGIESKDVGDIYEVGRTFRDEFQSMGYKALWSQNNHNPHDGGAYMRSRRTAMQLMKSAPSTLIDVHRDALPPEFYATEVEGMPASKVRIVVGRQNPNMATNLEYAKRIKAVADDKYPGIIEGIFMAQGNYNQDLGPKAILLEMGTHTISLERAQNAAKFFSEVIPVAAGIGMGTQPSVLRRMGSAALATAVFLFLLMVVAIVAFTALNSGSMEEFKGKVSQIFRGDFSAVVEDAGSLLGQRRD